A single Populus alba chromosome 7, ASM523922v2, whole genome shotgun sequence DNA region contains:
- the LOC118030530 gene encoding histidine kinase 1 isoform X1 produces the protein MAEEGRHRSHSCSPAVSTSTPIMATPLRKVCNRILGFATSCRKNTAPYGRRIFHREVEQDEFQYGNTHCLSSYYSVFVVRLAIMAMLAILIGLLTILTWHFTRSYTKKSLDTLASGLRYELLQRPILRMWNILNSTAEITAAQVKLSEYVIGRYSKTTIQAEQVEVLYEVMRHVTWALFASRKALNAITINYRNGFVQAFHRDHRSNNTFYIYSDLRNYSINAKGPSDTNMFSSHQAWNDQSIHSNSSAIWYREPLDPTSGEKIGKASPIPPDDLINIAGLSQVPDGVASWHVAVSKYTDSPLLSAALPVWDAYNKSIVAVVGVTTALYSVGQLMRELVEVHSGYIYLTSQEGFLLATSTNAPLLTNSTRPNLIMAVDTEEPTIRMGARWLERVYGNKFPPGHVVHVENAKLGKQQCYIDSFFLNLKRLPIVGVIIIPRRYIMGKVDERAFKTLVILISASICILVIGCVFILILTNGVSKEMKLRAELISHLDARRRAEASNNYKSQFLANMSHELRTPMAAVIGLLDILICDDCLTNEQYANVTQIRKCSTALLRLLNNILDLSKVESGKLVLEDAEFDLGRELEGLIDMFSVQCINHNVEAVLDLSDEMPKLVRGDSARVVQIFANLISNSIKFTTTGHIILRGWCENLNNTYNDTQFHLDQKKMRCAIKPKLRQQGNHLKKACKKENKMILWFEIDDTGCGIDPSKWESVFESFEQADPSTTRLHGGTGLGLCIVRTLVNKMGGEIKVVKKNGPGTLMRLYLLLKTPADGADLHCQVDFSSHNAVVLVALYGSMGRVIMSQWLREIGLTTLGVSEWNELTRVLRKLFHARRRENGFDVQCSLNEPLKSEVLNIEDMKDLFIIVVDVGLLDLSTDIWKEQINFLDNFSGKAKFAWMLNHDTSNAIKMELRKKGHLLMVNKPLYKAKMIHILETVIKEKDLEYQKTSSSAARAMEKDGDLHECLEIDSTHFDTTSSEESDTAEMGGSNSPSTFHLRDVRKEREEIACQSQCQTFKCLIELTGVDAEARGDPGQNMPNLQGTQYGNEMLVCKKQVPFSTATRNESSKHDERNSETSSHKEQGNSYSNKAGNQQKALDGLRILLAEDTPVLQRVATIMLEKMGAKVITVGDGLQAVEALNCSLSEKDCRRESPGNDGHAGLQTEIQESQSYDLILMDCQMPKMDGYEATKAIRKSETGTDLHIPIVALTAHAMSSDEAKCLEVGMDAYLTKPIDYKLMVSTILSLTRRKA, from the exons ATGGCAGAGGAAGGACGTCATAGAAGCCACTCATGTTCACCAGCTGTAAGCACCAGCACACCAATAATGGCAACTCCTTTGAGAAAAGTGTGTAACAGAATTCTCGGGTTTGCCACTTCTTGCAGAAAGAATACAGCTCCTTATGGTAGAAGAATTTTCCATAGAGAAGTTGAACAAGATGAGTTCCAGTATGGAAACACTCACTGCCTCTCCTCTTACTACAGTGTTTTTGTAGTCCGCTTGGCTATAATG GCTATGTTAGCAATTTTGATTGGGCTGCTAACCATACTAACATGGCATTTCACTAGAAGCTATACAAAAAAGTCACTAGATACCTTGGCTTCTGGCCTTCGATATGAACTTCTACAGCGCCCCATATTAAGAATGTGGAACATTCTGAATTCCACAGCTGAGATAACTGCAGCCCAGGTTAAGCTATCAGAGTATGTAATCGGAAGGTACAGCAAGACAACCATTCAAGCCGAGCAAGTGGAGGTT CTTTATGAAGTGATGAGGCATGTAACGTGGGCACTGTTTGCGAGTCGTAAAGCTCTCAATGCAATTACCATAAATTATAGAAATGGTTTTGTGCAGGCTTTCCACAGGGATCATAGGAGTAACAACACATTCTACATCTACTCTGATCTTAGGAACTACTCAATCAATGCCAAAGGGCCTTCTGATACAAACATGTTCTCATCGCATCAAGCATGGAATGATCAATCCATCCACAGCAACTcttctgcaatttggtatcGTGAACCACTTGATCCTACCTCAGGCGAAAAGATAGGAAAAGCAAGTCCAATTCCACCAGACGATCTTATCAACATTGCAGGCCTTTCACAAGTACCTGACGGTGTGGCTTCATGGCATGTGGCAGTAAGCAAGTACACAGATTCACCACTGCTTTCAGCAGCATTGCCTGTGTGGGATGCTTACAATAAAAGCATTGTGGCCGTCGTAGGTGTTACTACTGCTCTCTACAGTGTAGGCCAATTGATGAGAGAGCTTGTTGAGGTCCATAGTGGATACATATATTTGACCTCTCAAGAGGGTTTCTTACTGGCTACTTCCACGAACGCTCCTCTCTTGACAAATTCAACAAGGCCCAATCTTATAATGGCTGTCGATACTGAGGAACCCACTATAAGAATGGGAGCTCGATGGTTGGAGAGAGTCTATGGAAACAAGTTTCCTCCAGGTCACGTTGTTCATGTGGAAAATGCAAAACTTGGCAAGCAGCAATGTTACATCGACTCGTTTTTTCTAAATCTGAAGAGACTCCCTATA GTGGGGGTGATCATCATTCCAAGAAGATATATAATGGGAAAGGTTGATGAGAGAGCATTCAAAACGTTGGTTATACTCATTTCTGCATCCATATGTATCCTAGTCATCGGATGTGTCTTCATTTTGATTCTCACAAATGGAGTATCAAAGGAGATGAAACTAAGGGCAGAACTGATAAGCCATCTTGATGCAAGGAGAAGGGCAGAGGCATCAAACAACTACAAAAGCCAGTTTCTGGCAAACATGAG TCACGAATTGAGGACTCCTATGGCTGCAGTGATTGGGCTGCTGGACATTCTTATCTGTGATGATTGCCTCACGAATGAACAATATGCAAATGTTACACAGATCAGAAAATGTTCCACGGCTCTACTCCGGCTTCTTAACAACATATTGGATCTGAGCAAG GTTGAATCTGGAAAATTGGTTTTGGAAGATGCTGAGTTTGACTTGGGAAGAGAACTTGAAGGACTTATTGACATGTTCTCTGTTCAGTGCATTAACCACAATGTCGAGGCTGTTTTGGATCTCTCCG ATGAGATGCCGAAATTAGTACGAGGAGACTCCGCCAGAGTTGTTCAAATATTTGCAAATCTGATAAGCAATTCTATAAAGTTTACGACAA CGGGTCACATTATTCTGCGTGGTTGGTGTGAGAACTTGAATAATACTTACAATGACACACAGTTTCATCTCGATCAGAAGAAAATGCGTTGTGCAATTAAGCCAAAACTTAGGCAGCAGGGGAATCATCTGAAGAAGGCCtgtaagaaggaaaacaaaatgattctttggtttgaaattgatgacaCAGGCTGTG GAATTGATCCAAGCAAATGGGAGTCTGTATTCGAAAGCTTTGAACAAGCTGATCCATCAACAACTCGACT GCATGGAGGCACTGGTCTTGGACTGTGCATAGTTAGAACTTTG GTTAACAAGATGGGTGGAGAAATAAAGGTTGTGAAGAAGAATGGACCTGGAACTCTAATGCGACTATACTTGCTTCTCAAGACACCTGCAGACGGTGCAGACCTACACTGCCAAGTAGATTTTTCAAGTCACAATGCCGTG GTGCTGGTGGCACTATATGGCAGCATGGGCAGAGTTATTATGTCCCAGTGGTTGCGTGAAATCGGATTGACCACCTTAGGAGTGTCTGAGTGGAATGAGCTGACACGAGTTCTTCGGAAACTCTTTCATGCCAGAAGACGTGAGAATGGCTTTGATGTTCAGTGTTCTTTGAATGAACCACTAAAATCTGAAGTGCTTAATATTGAAGACATGAAGGACCTATTCATCATAGTTGTTGACGTTGGATTACTTGACTTGAGCACAGATATATGGAAGGAACAAATTAACTTCCTCGATAATTTCTCTGGAAAAGCCAAATTTGCGTGGATGCTCAATCatgatacttcaaatgcaaTAAAGATGGAGCTTCGCAAGAAGGGGCATTTGCTGATGGTTAATAAACCACTTTACAAGGCCAAAATGATTCACATTTTGGAAACTGTCATAAAGGAGAAAGATCTTGAGTATCAAAAGACAAGTTCGAGTGCTGCAAGAGCTATGGAAAAGGACGGTGACCTGCATGAATGCCTTGAGATTGATTCCACCCATTTTGACACTACCAGCTCTGAAGAATCAGATACAGCTGAAATGGGTGGTTCCAATTCTCCAAGCACATTTCATCTCAGAGATGtaagaaaggaaagagaagagaTCGCATGTCAATCACAGTGTCAAACATTTAAGTGCTTAATTGAATTGACTGGTGTTGATGCTGAAGCAAGAGGAGATCCAGGTCAGAATATGCCCAATTTACAAGGCACCCAATATGGAAATGAGATGCTAGTCTGCAAAAAGCAAGTGCCCTTCTCAACCGCAACTCGAAATGAAAGCTCTAAACACGATGAACGAAACTCAGAAACCAGTAGTCATAAAGAACAAGGCAATTCATATTCAAACAAAGCTGGGAATCAACAAAAGGCTCTTGATGGCTTACGGATTCTGCTTGCGGAAGATACTCCTGTTCTTCAGAGAGTTGCAACCATCATGCTCGAAAAAATGGGGGCTAAAGTTATTACTGTCGGAGATGGACTACAAGCAGTAGAAGCTCTAAATTGCAGTTTGAGTGAAAAAGATTGTAGAAGGGAATCCCCTGGAAATGATGGACATGCAGGTTTACAAACTGAAATTCAGGAATCCCAGTCATATGACTTGATCCTAATGGACTGTCAG ATGCCAAAGATGGATGGTTATGAAGCAACAAAAGCAATCAGGAAATCAGAAACTGGAACTGACTTGCACA
- the LOC118030530 gene encoding histidine kinase 1 isoform X2, translated as MAEEGRHRSHSCSPAVSTSTPIMATPLRKVCNRILGFATSCRKNTAPYGRRIFHREVEQDEFQYGNTHCLSSYYSVFVVRLAIMAMLAILIGLLTILTWHFTRSYTKKSLDTLASGLRYELLQRPILRMWNILNSTAEITAAQVKLSEYVIGRYSKTTIQAEQVELYEVMRHVTWALFASRKALNAITINYRNGFVQAFHRDHRSNNTFYIYSDLRNYSINAKGPSDTNMFSSHQAWNDQSIHSNSSAIWYREPLDPTSGEKIGKASPIPPDDLINIAGLSQVPDGVASWHVAVSKYTDSPLLSAALPVWDAYNKSIVAVVGVTTALYSVGQLMRELVEVHSGYIYLTSQEGFLLATSTNAPLLTNSTRPNLIMAVDTEEPTIRMGARWLERVYGNKFPPGHVVHVENAKLGKQQCYIDSFFLNLKRLPIVGVIIIPRRYIMGKVDERAFKTLVILISASICILVIGCVFILILTNGVSKEMKLRAELISHLDARRRAEASNNYKSQFLANMSHELRTPMAAVIGLLDILICDDCLTNEQYANVTQIRKCSTALLRLLNNILDLSKVESGKLVLEDAEFDLGRELEGLIDMFSVQCINHNVEAVLDLSDEMPKLVRGDSARVVQIFANLISNSIKFTTTGHIILRGWCENLNNTYNDTQFHLDQKKMRCAIKPKLRQQGNHLKKACKKENKMILWFEIDDTGCGIDPSKWESVFESFEQADPSTTRLHGGTGLGLCIVRTLVNKMGGEIKVVKKNGPGTLMRLYLLLKTPADGADLHCQVDFSSHNAVVLVALYGSMGRVIMSQWLREIGLTTLGVSEWNELTRVLRKLFHARRRENGFDVQCSLNEPLKSEVLNIEDMKDLFIIVVDVGLLDLSTDIWKEQINFLDNFSGKAKFAWMLNHDTSNAIKMELRKKGHLLMVNKPLYKAKMIHILETVIKEKDLEYQKTSSSAARAMEKDGDLHECLEIDSTHFDTTSSEESDTAEMGGSNSPSTFHLRDVRKEREEIACQSQCQTFKCLIELTGVDAEARGDPGQNMPNLQGTQYGNEMLVCKKQVPFSTATRNESSKHDERNSETSSHKEQGNSYSNKAGNQQKALDGLRILLAEDTPVLQRVATIMLEKMGAKVITVGDGLQAVEALNCSLSEKDCRRESPGNDGHAGLQTEIQESQSYDLILMDCQMPKMDGYEATKAIRKSETGTDLHIPIVALTAHAMSSDEAKCLEVGMDAYLTKPIDYKLMVSTILSLTRRKA; from the exons ATGGCAGAGGAAGGACGTCATAGAAGCCACTCATGTTCACCAGCTGTAAGCACCAGCACACCAATAATGGCAACTCCTTTGAGAAAAGTGTGTAACAGAATTCTCGGGTTTGCCACTTCTTGCAGAAAGAATACAGCTCCTTATGGTAGAAGAATTTTCCATAGAGAAGTTGAACAAGATGAGTTCCAGTATGGAAACACTCACTGCCTCTCCTCTTACTACAGTGTTTTTGTAGTCCGCTTGGCTATAATG GCTATGTTAGCAATTTTGATTGGGCTGCTAACCATACTAACATGGCATTTCACTAGAAGCTATACAAAAAAGTCACTAGATACCTTGGCTTCTGGCCTTCGATATGAACTTCTACAGCGCCCCATATTAAGAATGTGGAACATTCTGAATTCCACAGCTGAGATAACTGCAGCCCAGGTTAAGCTATCAGAGTATGTAATCGGAAGGTACAGCAAGACAACCATTCAAGCCGAGCAAGTGGAG CTTTATGAAGTGATGAGGCATGTAACGTGGGCACTGTTTGCGAGTCGTAAAGCTCTCAATGCAATTACCATAAATTATAGAAATGGTTTTGTGCAGGCTTTCCACAGGGATCATAGGAGTAACAACACATTCTACATCTACTCTGATCTTAGGAACTACTCAATCAATGCCAAAGGGCCTTCTGATACAAACATGTTCTCATCGCATCAAGCATGGAATGATCAATCCATCCACAGCAACTcttctgcaatttggtatcGTGAACCACTTGATCCTACCTCAGGCGAAAAGATAGGAAAAGCAAGTCCAATTCCACCAGACGATCTTATCAACATTGCAGGCCTTTCACAAGTACCTGACGGTGTGGCTTCATGGCATGTGGCAGTAAGCAAGTACACAGATTCACCACTGCTTTCAGCAGCATTGCCTGTGTGGGATGCTTACAATAAAAGCATTGTGGCCGTCGTAGGTGTTACTACTGCTCTCTACAGTGTAGGCCAATTGATGAGAGAGCTTGTTGAGGTCCATAGTGGATACATATATTTGACCTCTCAAGAGGGTTTCTTACTGGCTACTTCCACGAACGCTCCTCTCTTGACAAATTCAACAAGGCCCAATCTTATAATGGCTGTCGATACTGAGGAACCCACTATAAGAATGGGAGCTCGATGGTTGGAGAGAGTCTATGGAAACAAGTTTCCTCCAGGTCACGTTGTTCATGTGGAAAATGCAAAACTTGGCAAGCAGCAATGTTACATCGACTCGTTTTTTCTAAATCTGAAGAGACTCCCTATA GTGGGGGTGATCATCATTCCAAGAAGATATATAATGGGAAAGGTTGATGAGAGAGCATTCAAAACGTTGGTTATACTCATTTCTGCATCCATATGTATCCTAGTCATCGGATGTGTCTTCATTTTGATTCTCACAAATGGAGTATCAAAGGAGATGAAACTAAGGGCAGAACTGATAAGCCATCTTGATGCAAGGAGAAGGGCAGAGGCATCAAACAACTACAAAAGCCAGTTTCTGGCAAACATGAG TCACGAATTGAGGACTCCTATGGCTGCAGTGATTGGGCTGCTGGACATTCTTATCTGTGATGATTGCCTCACGAATGAACAATATGCAAATGTTACACAGATCAGAAAATGTTCCACGGCTCTACTCCGGCTTCTTAACAACATATTGGATCTGAGCAAG GTTGAATCTGGAAAATTGGTTTTGGAAGATGCTGAGTTTGACTTGGGAAGAGAACTTGAAGGACTTATTGACATGTTCTCTGTTCAGTGCATTAACCACAATGTCGAGGCTGTTTTGGATCTCTCCG ATGAGATGCCGAAATTAGTACGAGGAGACTCCGCCAGAGTTGTTCAAATATTTGCAAATCTGATAAGCAATTCTATAAAGTTTACGACAA CGGGTCACATTATTCTGCGTGGTTGGTGTGAGAACTTGAATAATACTTACAATGACACACAGTTTCATCTCGATCAGAAGAAAATGCGTTGTGCAATTAAGCCAAAACTTAGGCAGCAGGGGAATCATCTGAAGAAGGCCtgtaagaaggaaaacaaaatgattctttggtttgaaattgatgacaCAGGCTGTG GAATTGATCCAAGCAAATGGGAGTCTGTATTCGAAAGCTTTGAACAAGCTGATCCATCAACAACTCGACT GCATGGAGGCACTGGTCTTGGACTGTGCATAGTTAGAACTTTG GTTAACAAGATGGGTGGAGAAATAAAGGTTGTGAAGAAGAATGGACCTGGAACTCTAATGCGACTATACTTGCTTCTCAAGACACCTGCAGACGGTGCAGACCTACACTGCCAAGTAGATTTTTCAAGTCACAATGCCGTG GTGCTGGTGGCACTATATGGCAGCATGGGCAGAGTTATTATGTCCCAGTGGTTGCGTGAAATCGGATTGACCACCTTAGGAGTGTCTGAGTGGAATGAGCTGACACGAGTTCTTCGGAAACTCTTTCATGCCAGAAGACGTGAGAATGGCTTTGATGTTCAGTGTTCTTTGAATGAACCACTAAAATCTGAAGTGCTTAATATTGAAGACATGAAGGACCTATTCATCATAGTTGTTGACGTTGGATTACTTGACTTGAGCACAGATATATGGAAGGAACAAATTAACTTCCTCGATAATTTCTCTGGAAAAGCCAAATTTGCGTGGATGCTCAATCatgatacttcaaatgcaaTAAAGATGGAGCTTCGCAAGAAGGGGCATTTGCTGATGGTTAATAAACCACTTTACAAGGCCAAAATGATTCACATTTTGGAAACTGTCATAAAGGAGAAAGATCTTGAGTATCAAAAGACAAGTTCGAGTGCTGCAAGAGCTATGGAAAAGGACGGTGACCTGCATGAATGCCTTGAGATTGATTCCACCCATTTTGACACTACCAGCTCTGAAGAATCAGATACAGCTGAAATGGGTGGTTCCAATTCTCCAAGCACATTTCATCTCAGAGATGtaagaaaggaaagagaagagaTCGCATGTCAATCACAGTGTCAAACATTTAAGTGCTTAATTGAATTGACTGGTGTTGATGCTGAAGCAAGAGGAGATCCAGGTCAGAATATGCCCAATTTACAAGGCACCCAATATGGAAATGAGATGCTAGTCTGCAAAAAGCAAGTGCCCTTCTCAACCGCAACTCGAAATGAAAGCTCTAAACACGATGAACGAAACTCAGAAACCAGTAGTCATAAAGAACAAGGCAATTCATATTCAAACAAAGCTGGGAATCAACAAAAGGCTCTTGATGGCTTACGGATTCTGCTTGCGGAAGATACTCCTGTTCTTCAGAGAGTTGCAACCATCATGCTCGAAAAAATGGGGGCTAAAGTTATTACTGTCGGAGATGGACTACAAGCAGTAGAAGCTCTAAATTGCAGTTTGAGTGAAAAAGATTGTAGAAGGGAATCCCCTGGAAATGATGGACATGCAGGTTTACAAACTGAAATTCAGGAATCCCAGTCATATGACTTGATCCTAATGGACTGTCAG ATGCCAAAGATGGATGGTTATGAAGCAACAAAAGCAATCAGGAAATCAGAAACTGGAACTGACTTGCACA